The Nicotiana sylvestris chromosome 6, ASM39365v2, whole genome shotgun sequence genomic sequence aaactggatgaacccctgataggctgggaggtaaagcaagcttataaggaacctccccaactcacctcaacacctcaaatgggcctataaaccataggctcaacttgcctttcttcccgaatctcataatacccttcatcggcgagactttcaagagaaccttcttaccaaccatgaatgatacatcacgcgccttctgatccgcgtaactcttctatctagactgtgctgtgcgaagtctttcctgaatcaactttaccttttccaaggcatctttcaccaaGTCAGTACCGTACAACTTAGCCTCTCTAGGCTCAAACCACCAGATAGAAGAACGACATCGCCGATAATATAAAGCCTGAAATGGatccatctcgatgctggactgataactgttgttgtaagcaaactcggccaaagtCAAGAACTGATCCAATTGTCCTccgaagtcaatcacacatgatctcaacatgtcctctaatatctgaactATCCGCTCCGACTGTccgtcggtctgaggatggaatgttgtgctgAGCTCCACATGGGTCCCCTACTCACTctactctccagaaatgtgaagtgaactgagggccccTATCttatatgatggaaacaggcataccgggcaaccgaactatctcccgaatataaatctgggAAAACCTATCTAAAGTATAGGTAGTCAAaactggaatgaagtgtgccgacttgatCAACCTATTGACAATGACCCAAACCGCATCAAACTTTCACAAGGTCcgtggcaacccaactacgaagtccttAGTAGTGCGCTCCCATTTCAACTCAGGTATAGTCATCTGCtaaagtaggccacctggcctctgatGCTTATACTTGATGTGTTAGCAATTTAGGCATCTaactacatactccactatgtctttctttatccgcttccaccaataatgctgcctcaggtcacgatacatcttcatagcacctggatgaatagaatatcgtgAACTATGTGCCTcatctagaatcctctccctcaagccatcaacattaggaacacataggcgaccttGGATTCACAGAACACCATCCTCTCCTCTGCTGGTATGAATGCCCaggtgataaagaatggtgatgtcataatccttaagtaactcaagccacctttgctgcctcaaattgagatccctctgcttgaacaaatgctgtaagctgcgatgatcagtataaacctcacatgacaccccgtacagataatgcctccatatcttaagagcatgaacaatcaccgctaactctagatcatgcacggggtaattcttctcataaatctcCAGCTGAcgcaaagcatatgcaataactcgcccctcatACATTActacacaacccaagccaacgcgtgaagcattgcaatataccgtatacatccccgaTTTGGAAGGCAATACTAGAATCGATGTTGTAGTCGAAGCTGTctcgagcttctgaaagctccccTCATAATCATCGGACCAACAGAGGTGAGcaccttctgggtcaatctagtcaaaggtgatgcaatggatgaaattCCCTGTATGAATCGgcggtaataacctgctaaccctaggaaactcaTGATCTCagtcactgaagtaggacgtggccaactctgaattgcctcgatcttcttaggatccaccttaataccctctcctaatacaacatgccccaagaacgcTACTGACTCAagctaaaactcacacttggagaacttagcatatagcttctactCTCACAATGTCTGGAGCACTACTCTAAAATGTTgttcgtgctcccccaggctgcgtgagtagatcaagatgttgtcaatgaatacaataacaaaggaatcaatttaaggcttgaacaccctattcatcaaGTCTATAAATGTcgatggggcattagtcaagccgaaggacatcactagaaactcgtaATGGCCATATATAGTACGAAAGGCAGTCTTCAgaacatctgagtcccgaatcttcaactggtggtacccctatctcaagtcgatcttagaaaacaccttagcaccctacaactggtcaaacaaatcatcgatacgaggcaacgggtacttgttcttaatggtgacTTTGTTCGACTAGCGGTAATTAATGCACATCCgtatagtcccatccttcttattaacaaataacactggtgcatcCCAAGGTGATACACCGGTTCTCACGGACCCCTTTGCTatcaactcctcaagctgctccttcaactctttcggagccatacggtaATGTGGGATGGATATAGGCTGGGTACGTAGAGCCAAATTAATAAAGAAATCAATATCACAATCTGGCGGCATGCTTGGAAATTCAGAAGGAAGCACATTGGCGAACTCCTAGACTACTGACACTAaatcaatcatcggagactctacggtggtgtcccgaacataggctagatacgccaaacaccccttctcgaccaaaTGTCAAGCCTCCAGAAAAGAGATAACCCAACTACATAAACTAACGGAGGAATCCTTGCACTCCAATCTCGGCAACTctggcatcgctaaagtaacagtcttggcatgccAATCAAGAATGGCGTGATATGGAgctaaccaatccatgcccaagatgacctcaaagtcgatcatgtCAAGTAACAGAAGGTTTGCTCTAGTCTTATAACCACAGAATGTAACCGCACAGGACTGGTAGATCTGATCCACAACCACAAAATCGCCCATAGGAGTGGATACATAGACATGAGTACTCAAAGACTCACGAAGAAgatccaggaaatgagcaaatagagatgacacatatgaatatgtagaccctagatcaaacaaTACCGAAACATCCCTACTGTAGacagaaataatacctgtgatcacggcATATGAGGCCACTATATCTGGTCTGGACAgaaaagcatagaatctggctggagcgccAGCTGGCGGTCCTCCGCCTGGCTGAGCCATGGCTAACTGACCTCCCTCTGCCTGGCCTCCACATCTAGGATGACCCCTACCTGCCTGCCCTCTACCTATGGGTGGCCGGACAGTTGGTGCTACAATCATGGGCAGATGACCCTACTGTACTGCCTTGCTTTGAAGTTTGGGACAAAATTTCTTCATGTGAACCGAATCCCCACACTCGTAACAAACCCGCGGTACCATAGACTACTGTCTTGAAGCCTGACCCTGCTGTCCCGAATACGCACTAGAAGAACCCTAAATGTTTGGTGGGCGGTATGAACTTTCTCGCATAGCACTGAAGTAGGTACTGGAAGAACCCTGATGACCATAATACTCGTCGAAGGAACCTTGAATAGCTGGCAGGCGATAAGAACTCTCCGGCATAGCACTGAAATAAGGCCTTACTGGGGCAcctcgaggaggtggtggtggtgctAAATTTGGGGGCCTGCTGGGCTGACCTCTCCCAAAGTGACCTCTTCTTCTAGTTAGGGAACCTTTAAACTATCTAGAGAATCGGGTCCTCTTGTCCTGCTGCaactgctctctacccctctggcgaTAACCCTCAATCCTCCAAGCAATCTccaccactagctgatactcagtccccatctcaacctctTGGGCCATGCTAGCTCGAATACCAGGGTGTAACCCCGCAATAAATCTCCGCACTCTCTCTACGTTTGTaagaagtatcataagtgcatggcgagaTAACTCAAAGAATttcgcctcatagtcggtcacagacatctgaccctgctcgagCTGCTCAAACTGACAACATAACTCTTCCCTctaagagggtggaatatacctatccaataGAAGCCATGTAAACTTATCCCAAGatatgggaggagaacctgctggtctGCCGAGAAGGCAAGACTGCCACCATCTTTGGGCCCTACCGTCTAACTGGAAGGCGGTGAAATCCACTCCATAGGACTCCAATATCCTTATGTTGTGCAGTccgtccctgcacctatcaatgaaatcctgggcatTCTCATGCCGCTCACCTCCGAAGATGGGAGGGTATATCCTAGTACATCTGTCTAACAACTTCTACGAATCATCATCCGCAGTTGGTCTGGGCTCAGGTGCCACTACTGCAACTGGCTGGGCACCGCCTGCGGGTAGAGTACTCGGAGTCTGATATACGGCAGTTGTGTGCCCAAGAGCCTAAGTAGTAGAGGTCTGTGCTCCACCTCCTGCTTGAGATGTGGCTGGGTCAGCCGGAAATAAACCAACCTGAGTCATAGAGTCTATGAACCGCATCATACAGCCCATGACCTCTACTACGGGCACCTTgccctgctcctcaataatgGGATCCCCTGCTAGATCCACCGGTTGTGCAACTAGGGCAGCTAtgggatgccctcgtcccctacctcgggctggTGCCCTCCTctggcctctacctcggcctctagcaatggggggGAGAAGCTCCTCCCGAGTCTAGAACATCCgttgtacgtgtcctcaccatctatgagaaaaTGGAGgaaggaaatttagtataccatcgACTGCATgatagaagatgaataaagagtagtttatTAACACCTTATAGCATCTCGAAGAcaagcacagacgtctccataccgatccacaagactctaccaGGTTTGCCCATAACATGTGAGACCTACGttaacctagtgctctaataccatattgtcatgacccaaattccaTATTATGCCGTGATGCCTCCTAACACCATTGTTAAGCAAGCCAACCCTAATCATTTAGTGAGCTCTCATTTATTTCAATAAACAATCCCAACATTTACTTAACTTAAATTTAAAACAGTCGATGATTAACAACTTCATTATAATAGAAATACAACCCAAAagtaatagtctactaatgtgtgtgccaagacctggtgtcacaagtatgtgggcaatctagtagaatatacaaaaccatgctatcctactgtctgaaaagGAAATAGATAGGAAAAGTAAGACATTGAAAGACTCCAACTACTGCGGAATTGCTCAAGAGTGCAGC encodes the following:
- the LOC138871220 gene encoding uncharacterized protein, giving the protein MAQPGGGPPAGAPARFYAFLSRPDIVASYAVITGIISVYSRDVSVLFDLGSTYSYVSSLFAHFLDLLRESLSTHVYVSTPMGDFVVVDQIYQSCAVTFCGYKTRANLLLLDMIDFEVILGMDWLAPYHAILDWHAKTVTLAMPELPRLECKDSSVSLCSWVISFLEA